In Cryptomeria japonica chromosome 1, Sugi_1.0, whole genome shotgun sequence, the sequence AACTATGGAAACCTAAGAAAATACATGCCCAGTTGAGGTGTGATACGATTGCATCACGATGTCTCAGAACACGGTCTAAAAGATTGTTGTATTGAGTAGTCGGATCATAGTCTCTTACCATAAAAATAGCTGCATGTGCAGCAGCGCCAACTATGAGAAATCCACCAATCCACATATGGTGCGTGAACAGAGACAGTTGGGTACCATAGTCAGTAGCTAGATATGGATAGGGAGGCATAGAATACATATGGTGAGCTACGACAATAGTTAAAGACCCTAACATAGCTAGGTTAAGAGCTAATTGAGCATGCCATGAAGTAGTTAAGATCTCGTAAAGACCTTTATGTCCTTCCCCTGTAAATGGACCTTTATGAGCTTCCAAAATATCCTTGAGGTTATGACCAATAACCCAATTGGTTCTATACATATGACCAGCGATTAGAAAAAGAACTGCAATAGCCAAATGGTGGTGTGCAGTATCGGTCAGCCACAGACCCCCCGTTACTGGGTTGAGTCCTCCGCGAAAAGTCAAAAAATCTGAATATTCCGACCAATTCAGGGTGAAAAATGGGGTCAATCCCTTAGCGAAACTGGGATAAAGTTGAGCTAAAAGCTCACGATTTAAAATAAACTCATGAGGAAGTGGTATCTCTTTAGGGTCCACTCCAGCATCTAAGAGTTGATTAATAGGTAAAGAAACGTGTATTTGGTGTCCTGCCCAAGATAGAGAGCCAAGTCCTAGTAACCCTGCTAAATGGTGGTTCAACATGGATTCTACATCTTGGAACCAAGTCAATTTTGGAGCAGCTTTGTGATAATGGAACCAACCAGCAAAAAGCATTAACGCTGCAAAGATCAATGCACCAATTGCGGTGCAGTAAAGTTGCAATTCACTAGTTATTCCGGATGCTCGCCAAATCTGGAAGAACCCAGAGGTTATTTGTATTCCTCGAAAACCTCCACCCACATCTCCATTCAAAATTTCTTGGCCTACTATCGGCCAAACTACCTGAGCACTGGGTTTAATGTGAGTAGGATCGCCTAGCCATGCTTCATAATTGGAGAAGCGAGCGCCGTGAAAGTACATCCCACTTAGCCAAATAAATATTATTGCTAATTGACCAAAATGAGCACTAAATACTTTGCGGGAGATCTCTTCCAAATTATTGGTATGGCTATCAAAATCGTGAGCATCAGCATGTAGGTTCCAGATCCAGGTGGTAGTATTAGGTCCCTTGGCTAGTGTCTTTGAGAAATGACCGGGTTTAGCCCATTTTTCAAAAGAGGTTTTAACAGGATCCCTATCCACTATGATCTTTACTTCTGGTTCCGGTGAACGAATGGTCATTGAGTTCTCCTCTTTCCAGACGAGACATGAGAAAAAACCCGCCgaataaaaaaaaagatatattcTCAACTCGTTCCTCTCTTTATTTCCCAGTTCAAAACTAGAGCGACTATGATAGGGAAGTCGATTTGAGACAGGTGTTCATATTTATTATGACATATCTGATAGGTGCTTAATGGACCGTTGCGAGATATAAAACGTCTTTCCCGTCGAGTGGTAAAAAAAGATATCAATATTAATACAATCATTATCTTCATATCCAGATTTATTTATCCATATCTCTGGACCCATATGTTACAGATCACTTTTATAATTCAAAAGAACTTTGAATTGATAAATTATTAATGAATCTTTAATAAATTATATCTCTGGACGGGATTTGCCCATAGAGAAAAGATTTTTTTCATTAACGATCCATAGAAAGTattctttgttttattttaaacatatttttttataatgacAATGCAATAAGAGAAGCTAATTCGCTCGAATAGTATGAAAAATGGATTTATCCTGTCTGGATAAATTTCATATTCTTGACGATTTCGCAGTATAGTAATCGAGACATTTTCATTCTCCAAAACGTCCTGTAATCTTTAACCGATTTTGTGCTTCGATATAATTGCTTGGAGCAAGCGCTATAGCTTGTTTCCAATACTCAGCAGCTTGATCAAACCAAGCTTCCGCAATTTCAGGATCTCCCTGTTGAATGGCCTGTTCTCCTCGGTCGGGATAGATCAACTTCTAAAAGTTTTCTTCCCTTAGAACCGTACTTGAGAGTTTCCTACCTCATACGGCTCAATCAACTATTCTTTAGTCCTTTACCCAAACTTCCAAAATAGAAGAAATACGTTCAGGTTAACCGAAAGAACAGAATGGGTCAATGACATGAGTTTCAAACTTCACTTTCGATAAATGATCAGGTTTTCTCCTTTCTCCCACCCTAAAAAAGATGAAGTATTAGAAATAAAGAGATCTACTTCAGATTAGATCAGATAAAAATCTTTTTAAGAGGTAACTATCTATGTTCtgtatagaaattttgaagaaTACTTTCCTACCAGGAAAGTACTTCACGTCTTTAGGATCCGATGCTACACCACTGCTCAATAGCCTAGTAAATCAACCCTATTACATAAATTGAATCCTTTTTTTTGCCCATGAGCAGATTTGATCGTATCAGCCCGAACTTTCAATAATTGATCTTTATGGTGCTTTTTCcatcaattgaattgattttattttatccATGGACTATCCAGGCTATATTTACCGATTCATATTTGGGCTCCTATGAGGGATATTCTTTTGACTACAGCTGATAAAAAACCGTTGTTTTGGACGGTGCATATGTAGAAagcctcttttttttttcttttccgtaGTTCTAAACGAATTCATTCTATAGTACAGATAGCCGCACGTAATGACAGATCAAGGCCGTATTATTAAGAGCTTGTGGTAAAGACGGGTTTCGTTCTAATGCCTGGAAATAATATTCCAAAGCCTCAGTATGTTCCCCATTACTCGTGTGGATAAGacctatattatataatatataacttCGGTCATAGGGGTCAATTTCCGG encodes:
- the LOC131858051 gene encoding photosystem I P700 chlorophyll a apoprotein A1-like — translated: MTIRSPEPEVKIIVDRDPVKTSFEKWAKPGHFSKTLAKGPNTTTWIWNLHADAHDFDSHTNNLEEISRKVFSAHFGQLAIIFIWLSGMYFHGARFSNYEAWLGDPTHIKPSAQVVWPIVGQEILNGDVGGGFRGIQITSGFFQIWRASGITSELQLYCTAIGALIFAALMLFAGWFHYHKAAPKLTWFQDVESMLNHHLAGLLGLGSLSWAGHQIHVSLPINQLLDAGVDPKEIPLPHEFILNRELLAQLYPSFAKGLTPFFTLNWSEYSDFLTFRGGLNPVTGGLWLTDTAHHHLAIAVLFLIAGHMYRTNWVIGHNLKDILEAHKGPFTGEGHKGLYEILTTSWHAQLALNLAMLGSLTIVVAHHMYSMPPYPYLATDYGTQLSLFTHHMWIGGFLIVGAAAHAAIFMVRDYDPTTQYNNLLDRVLRHRDAIVSHLNWACIFLGFHSFGLYIHNDTMSALGRPKDMFSDTAIQLQPIFAQWVQNTHALAPSLISTFIISSINRIKLYFYMIE